In Acholeplasma equirhinis, the following proteins share a genomic window:
- a CDS encoding O-antigen ligase family protein encodes MKLKLEQFLQSKYYLISVSIFTFLFWFINIDSIGPKPYFDVLELIGISIFVLVMAMILILFKETIYTFPLLPHAVIMLSNQDMGMENLNEMWILYVVIAILIGAFIYHFIKFKIEFNFGKLGLGLSILAGAYLLSIIGYLMDSKPFDMSILMISSMGLIYLALYLFYRITNEKPFLEYIFRTMLYLSIVVILQTFTMMIFYYIDHLDYGSFIDILKLAIDERWGYEVDGFYVRLNVGWGVGNNIGGVLAMLLPINMYFLFKDKKVLHKVLQFGLMLVSLVTIVLTTSRGAYLGVLAFGLIFLYAIFKYVKIDYRKYKKQLIIGGSILLLIAIPLFIYMLDFFIGFMQTNSFLNGREEDWTDAIKYFLESPIFGKSWYSDVWENNSFRSYHNTILHTLATMGLVGLLALIYHHFELVKLFIKKWGFKTLVVAGVLIVTHVHGLVDNTYYAPLHMFTLIVLYVGLELEPKETLDLETKEQS; translated from the coding sequence ATGAAATTAAAATTAGAACAATTTCTACAAAGTAAATATTATTTAATTTCGGTATCTATATTTACCTTCTTATTTTGGTTCATTAATATAGATTCAATTGGTCCAAAGCCATATTTTGATGTACTAGAATTAATTGGAATTAGTATCTTTGTCTTAGTTATGGCAATGATCCTTATTTTATTTAAAGAAACCATATATACATTCCCATTACTTCCGCATGCAGTCATTATGTTATCTAACCAAGATATGGGTATGGAAAATTTAAATGAAATGTGGATCTTATATGTAGTAATTGCAATTCTCATTGGTGCCTTTATTTATCACTTCATTAAATTTAAGATTGAATTTAATTTTGGAAAATTAGGATTAGGTTTATCTATTCTTGCTGGTGCTTATCTTTTATCTATTATTGGATACTTAATGGATTCTAAACCATTTGATATGTCCATATTAATGATCTCTTCAATGGGTTTAATCTACTTAGCACTTTATCTATTCTACCGAATAACAAATGAAAAACCTTTCTTAGAATATATATTTAGAACAATGCTTTATTTATCCATTGTTGTTATCCTTCAAACATTTACAATGATGATCTTTTATTATATAGATCATCTCGATTATGGTTCTTTTATTGATATCTTGAAACTGGCAATTGATGAACGTTGGGGTTATGAAGTCGATGGCTTCTATGTCAGATTAAATGTTGGTTGGGGTGTAGGTAACAACATTGGTGGTGTACTTGCAATGTTACTGCCAATTAATATGTATTTCTTATTTAAAGATAAAAAAGTACTACATAAAGTATTACAATTTGGATTAATGTTGGTATCACTTGTTACTATCGTTTTAACCACATCTCGTGGTGCTTATTTAGGTGTTTTAGCGTTTGGACTCATCTTCTTATATGCAATCTTTAAATACGTTAAAATCGACTATAGGAAGTATAAAAAACAATTAATCATCGGTGGTTCAATACTTCTTTTAATCGCAATCCCACTCTTTATCTATATGTTAGATTTCTTCATTGGGTTTATGCAAACCAATTCATTCTTAAATGGACGTGAAGAAGATTGGACGGATGCGATTAAATATTTCTTAGAATCCCCGATCTTTGGTAAGAGCTGGTATAGTGATGTTTGGGAAAACAATAGTTTTAGAAGTTACCACAATACAATCTTACATACACTAGCAACAATGGGATTAGTTGGACTGCTAGCATTAATTTATCACCATTTTGAACTTGTTAAGTTATTTATTAAAAAATGGGGCTTTAAAACATTAGTTGTTGCTGGTGTTTTAATTGTTACACATGTACATGGTTTAGTGGATAATACATATTATGCACCGCTTCATATGTTTACACTCATTGTTTTATATGTCGGATTAGAACTAGAACCTAAAGAAACTTTAGACTTAGAAACAAAAGAGCAATCTTAA